One window of the Salvelinus namaycush isolate Seneca unplaced genomic scaffold, SaNama_1.0 Scaffold2510, whole genome shotgun sequence genome contains the following:
- the LOC120039078 gene encoding proline-rich extensin-like protein EPR1, which yields MGKPENNKPPAIHSQENNKPPAIHSQENNKPPAIHSQENNKPPAIHSQENNKPPAIHSQENNKPPAIHSQENNKPPAIHSQENNKPPAIHSQENNKPPAIHSQENNKPPAIHSQENNKPPAIHSQENNKPPAIHSQENNKPPAIHSQENNKPPAIHSQENNKPPAIHSQENKPPAIHSQENNKPPAIHSQENKPPAIHSQENNKPPAIHSQENNKPPAIHSQENNKPPAIHSQENHKPPAIHSQEENYKPPAIHSQENNKPPAIHSQENNKPPAIHSQENNKPPAIHSQENSKPPAINSQEENHKPPAINSQENKPPAINSQENKPPAIHSQEENYKPPAIHSQENKPPAIHSQENNKPPAIHSQENNKPPTIHSQEENHKPPAIHSQENNKPPAIHSQEENHKPPAINSQEENHKPPAIHSQEENYKPPAIHSQEENYKPPAIHSQEENYKPPAIHSQEENYKPPAIHSQEENYKPPAIHSQEENHKPPAINSQENKPPAIHSQEENYKPPAIHSQENKPPAIHSQENNKPPAIHSQEENYKPPAIHSQENKPPAIHSQEDNYKPPAIHSQENKPPAIHSQEDNYKPPAIHSQEENYKPPAIHSQEENNKPPAIHSQEENHKPPAINSQENKPPAIHSQEENYKPPAIHSQEENYKPPAIHSQEENNKPPAIHSQEENYKPPAINSQENKPPAIHSQEDNYKPPAIHSQEENYKPPAIHSQEENYKPPAINSQENKPPAIHSQEDNYKPPAIHSQEENYKPPAIHSQEENNKPPAIHSQEENHKPPAINSQENKPPAIHSQEENYKPPAIHSQENKPPTIHSQEENHKPPAIHSQEENYKPPAIHSQENYKPPAIHSQVENHKPPAIHSQEENYKPPAIHRSDRHRRNRQILWTEGESDSLRGSVNV from the exons atggggaagCCC GAGAACAACAAACCTCCAGCCATCCACTCCCAGGAGAACAACAAACCTCCAGCCATCCACTCCCAGGAGAACAACAAACCTCCAGCCATCCACTCCCAGGAGAACAACAAACCTCCAGCCATCCACTCCCAGGAGAACAACAAACCTCCAGCCATCCACTCCCAGGAGAACAACAAACCCCCAGCCATCCACTCCCAGGAGAACAACAAACCTCCAGCCATCCACTCCCAGGAGAACAACAAACCTCCAGCCATCCACTCCCAGGAGAACAACAAACCCCCAGCCATCCACTCCCAGGAGAACAACAAACCTCCAGCCATCCACTCCCAGGAGAACAACAAACCTCCAGCCATCCACTCCCAGGAGAACAACAAACCCCCAGCCATCCACTCCCAGGAGAACAACAAACCTCCAGCCATCCACTCCCAGGAGAACAACAAACCTCCAGCCATCCACTCCCAGGAGAACAACAAACCCCCAGCCATCCACTCCCAGGAGAACAAACCTCCAGCCATCCACTCCCAGGAGAACAACAAACCCCCAGCCATCCACTCCCAGGAGAACAAACCTCCAGCCATCCACTCCCAGGAGAACAACAAACCTCCAGCCATCCACTCCCAGGAGAACAACAAACCCCCAGCCATCCACTCCCAGGAGAACAACAAACCCCCAGCCATCCACTCCCAGGAGAACCACAAACCCCCAGCCATCCACTCCCAGGAGGAGAACTACAAACCTCCAGCCATCCACTCCCAGGAGAACAACAAACCCCCAGCCATCCACTCCCAGGAGAACAACAAACCCCCAGCCATCCACTCCCAGGAGAACAACAAACCTCCAGCCATCCACTCCCAGGAGAACAGCAAACCTCCAGCCATCAACTCCCAGGAGGAGAACCACAAACCTCCAGCCATCAACTCCCAGGAGAACAAACCTCCAGCCATCAACTCCCAGGAGAACAAACCTCCAGCCATCCACTCCCAGGAGGAGAACTACAAACCCCCAGCCATCCACTCCCAGGAGAACAAACCTCCAGCCATCCACTCCCAGGAGAACAACAAACCCCCAGCCATCCACTCCCAGgagaacaacaaacctccaacCATCCACTCCCAGGAGGAGAACCACAAACCTCCAGCCATCCACTCCCAGGAGAACAACAAACCTCCAGCCATCCACTCCCAGGAGGAGAACCACAAACCTCCAGCCATCAACTCCCAGGAGGAGAACCACAAACCTCCAGCCATCCACTCCCAGGAGGAGAACTACAAACCCCCAGCCATCCACTCCCAGGAGGAGAACTACAAACCTCCAGCCATCCACTCCCAGGAGGAGAACTACAAACCCCCAGCCATCCACTCCCAGGAGGAGAACTACAAACCTCCAGCCATCCACTCCCAGGAGGAGAACTACAAACCCCCAGCCATCCACTCCCAGGAGGAGAACCACAAACCTCCAGCCATCAACTCCCAGGAGAACAAACCTCCAGCCATCCACTCCCAGGAGGAGAACTACAAACCCCCAGCCATCCACTCCCAGGAGAACAAACCTCCAGCCATCCACTCCCAGGAGAACAACAAACCCCCAGCCATCCACTCCCAGGAGGAGAACTACAAACCTCCAGCCATCCACTCCCAGGAGAACAAACCTCCAGCCATCCACTCCCAGGAGGACAACTACAAACCTCCAGCCATCCACTCCCAGGAGAACAAACCTCCAGCCATCCACTCCCAGGAGGACAACTACAAACCTCCAGCCATCCACTCCCAGGAGGAGAACTACAAACCTCCAGCCATCCACTCCCAGGAGGAGAACAACAAACCTCCAGCCATCCACTCCCAGGAGGAGAACCACAAACCTCCAGCCATCAACTCCCAGGAGAACAAACCTCCAGCCATCCACTCCCAGGAGGAGAACTACAAACCTCCAGCCATCCACTCCCAGGAGGAGAACTACAAACCTCCAGCCATCCACTCCCAGGAGGAGAACAACAAACCTCCAGCCATCCACTCCCAGGAGGAGAACTACAAACCTCCAGCCATCAACTCCCAGGAGAACAAACCTCCAGCCATCCACTCCCAGGAGGACAACTACAAACCTCCAGCCATCCACTCCCAGGAGGAGAACTACAAACCTCCAGCCATCCACTCCCAGGAGGAGAACTACAAACCTCCAGCCATCAACTCCCAGGAGAACAAACCTCCAGCCATCCACTCCCAGGAGGACAACTACAAACCTCCAGCCATCCACTCCCAGGAGGAGAACTACAAACCTCCAGCCATCCACTCCCAGGAGGAGAACAACAAACCTCCAGCCATCCACTCCCAGGAGGAGAACCACAAACCTCCAGCCATCAACTCCCAGGAGAACAAACCTCCAGCCATCCACTCCCAGGAGGAGAACTACAAACCCCCAGCCATCCACTCCCAGGAGAACAAACCTCCAACCATCCACTCCCAGGAGGAGAACCACAAACCTCCAGCCATCCACTCCCAGGAGGAGAACTACAAACCCCCAGCCATCCACTCCCAGGAGAACTACAAACCCCCAGCCATCCACTCCCAGGTGGAGAACCACAAACCCCCAGCCATCCACTCCCAGGAGGAGAACTACAAACCTCCAGCCATCCACAGATCAGATAGACacaggagaaacagacagattctctggacagagggagagagtgatagTCTGCGTGGCAGTGTCAATGTGTAG